The following proteins come from a genomic window of Pyxidicoccus sp. MSG2:
- a CDS encoding restriction endonuclease subunit S, with protein sequence MSRPSALVEVAEISPGFSIPGAIQHDPSGKYQLILPRHLDGGGRPFVYNEERHAMRMALPARADAYLVRPGDVLFVSRGDRNRAVAIHDCPEKTVVPTTFFVLRPRGGIFSDYLAWYLNQVPAQGAITQIRTGAGTPMVQRAKFGELSIVVPPIERQQRIAHLGALMLAEQELVDRLAAVVARRSRLIGRRLIENS encoded by the coding sequence ATGTCCAGGCCCTCCGCCCTCGTTGAGGTGGCAGAGATTTCGCCGGGTTTCTCCATTCCGGGCGCAATCCAGCACGACCCGAGCGGGAAGTATCAGCTCATCCTGCCTCGTCACCTCGACGGGGGCGGCCGGCCGTTCGTCTACAATGAGGAGCGCCATGCGATGCGCATGGCGCTCCCCGCTCGCGCCGATGCCTATCTGGTGCGGCCGGGCGACGTGCTCTTCGTCTCCCGCGGCGACCGCAACCGGGCGGTCGCGATTCACGACTGCCCCGAGAAGACGGTCGTCCCGACCACCTTCTTCGTTTTGCGGCCTCGGGGCGGCATCTTTTCGGACTACTTGGCCTGGTACCTCAACCAGGTGCCCGCGCAGGGGGCGATTACGCAGATCCGTACCGGCGCGGGGACTCCGATGGTGCAACGAGCGAAGTTCGGGGAACTGTCGATTGTGGTCCCACCGATTGAGCGGCAGCAGCGCATCGCGCACCTCGGCGCGCTGATGCTGGCCGAGCAGGAGTTGGTTGACCGACTCGCGGCGGTTGTGGCTCGACGGAGTCGCCTCATCGGACGGCGTCTC